One stretch of Agelaius phoeniceus isolate bAgePho1 chromosome W unlocalized genomic scaffold, bAgePho1.hap1 SUPER_W_unloc_2, whole genome shotgun sequence DNA includes these proteins:
- the LOC143692741 gene encoding olfactory receptor 14J1-like, producing MSNSSSIRHFLLLALADTRQLQLLHFCLLLGISLAALLGNGLIISAVACGHHLHTPMFFFLLNLALADLGSICTTVPKAMHNSLWDTSNISYTGCAAQLFFFVFCATAEYFLLTVMCYDRYVSICKPLHYGTLLGSRACAHMAAAAWASAFLYSLLHTANTFSLPLCHGNGLGQFFCEIPQILKLSCSKSHLREVGLIAVSVCLVLGCFVFIVFSYVQIFRAVLRIPSEQGRHKAFSTCLPHLAVVTLFLSTAMFSYVKPPSMSSPSLDLALSVLYSVVPPALNPLIYSLRNQELKAAVWRLMSGCFQKH from the coding sequence ATGtcgaacagcagctccatcaggcacttcctgctgctggcattggcagacacgcggcagctgcagctcctgcacttctgcctcttgctgggcatctccctggctgccctcctgggcaacggcctcatcatcagcgccgtagcctgcggccaccacctgcacacgcccatgttcttcttcctgctcaacctggccctcgctgacctgggctccatctgcaccactgtccccaaagccatgcacaattccctctgggacaccagcaacatctcctacactggatgtgctgctcagctctttttctttgttttctgtgctacagcagagtatttcctcctgaccgtgatgtgctatgaccgctacgtgtccatctgcaaacccctgcactacgggaccctcctgggcagcagagcttgtgcccacatggcagcagctgcctgggccagtgcctttctttATTCACTGCttcacacagccaatacattttccctgcccctgtgccatggcaatggcctgggccagttcttctgtgaaatcccacagatccttaagctctcctgctccaaatcccaccTCAGGGAAGTGGGGCTCATTGCTGTTAGTGTCTGTTTGGTacttggttgttttgtgttcattgttttctcctatgtgcagatcttcagggctgtgctgaggatcccctctgagcagggacggcacaaagccttttccacctgcctccctcacctggctgtggtcacactgttcctcagcactgcaatGTTTTCCTACGTGAAGcctccctccatgtcctccccatccctggatctggccctgtcagttctgtactcggtggtgcccccagccctgaaccccctcatctacagcctgaggaaccaggagctcaaggctgcagtgtggagactgatgtctggatgctttcagaaacattaa